From the genome of Miscanthus floridulus cultivar M001 chromosome 10, ASM1932011v1, whole genome shotgun sequence, one region includes:
- the LOC136489977 gene encoding ankyrin repeat-containing protein NPR4-like: MLSTLAWRSELQTAFTGRMDPEQQSIQLATGASPAGSPAKATPPPMQQPPQCDHERMVVGNMCPSLYLAVYKGRMAEVTALLLQQHAAAIDCQATGVVMHGQCDILELTAERNTALHVAAEQGHHELIRELYRRFKDQGLLSRQNSALDTPMHCAARAGHARAVAVLVELARDRGENILGCKNEAGDTALHLAARHGHCAAVEVLVSAAAQPAAELNNAGVSPLYLAVISGSVSAVRAIIPKCKDASSMGPSAQNALHAAVFQSSEMVHLLLEWRPALADQVDCSGSSPLHFASSDGDRSIVRAILRAGPPGTVYKKDSSGLSALHVAARMGHHRVVTDMLGSCPDAAELRDGNGGTFVHAAAREKRSSVVSLATKKKSMLRGLLDAQDREGNTPLHLAVAAGSTGIVEDLLHNAKVRANVPNNDGHTAFDLAAGSTISFFKMVSLVVALVAYGAQLRPQRQDQLEQWVGRDMVRKGIQNTSDSLAVVAGLIVAAAFAAGFNLPGGYGDDGKANLKDETIFKSFLLLNTGAVVTSIVAVILLVYGKASRSAGSWKSFAWALQLLWVSLVCMMLAFQAALLSVATTRALSYGFVGVYTCILVFQECIAEWLRPATRLRTIWRFHWKGRRHVDVKRQYPFAKATVLNLQLFTATSFLVSIGFQVIFSLSQRSKDTSIAPSPTALYY, from the exons ATGCTTTCCACTCTCGCCTGGCGCAGCGAGCTGCAAACCGCTTTCACAGGCCGGATGGATCCTGAGCAGCAGTCCATCCAGCTTGCCACCGGTGCTTCGCCTGCCGGCTCGCCTGCAAAGGCAACGCCGCCGCCGATGCAGCAGCCGCCGCAATGTGACCATGAGCGCATGGTCGTCGGCAACATGTGCCCTTCTCTCTATCTCGCCGTCTACAAAGGGAGGATGGCCGAGGTCACGGCGCTGCTTCTGCAACAACACGCCGCTGCGATAGACTGTCAAGCCACTG GCGTTGTTATGCACGGTCAGTGCGACATACTTGAGTTGACTGCGGAGAGGAACACCGCTCTACACGTGGCTGCGGAGCAAGGGCACCATGAGCTGATCCGGGAGCTCTACCGCAGGTTCAAGGACCAGGGCCTCCTCTCTCGCCAGAACTCTGCGCTGGACACGCCGATGCATTGCGCGGCGAGGGCTGGGCACGCCAGGGCAGTCGCGGTCCTCGTCGAGCTGGCCAGGGACCGGGGCGAGAACATTCTGGGATGCAAGAACGAGGCAGGTGACACGGCCCTGCACCTGGCGGCGAGGCACGGGCACTGCGCGGCGGTGGAGGTGCTAGTCTCGGCGGCGGCACAACCGGCGGCCGAGCTGAACAACGCCGGCGTGTCGCCGTTGTACTTGGCTGTAATTAGCGGCTCGGTGTCAGCAGTCAGAGCGATTATTCCCAAGTGCAAGGACGCGTCATCGATGGGGCCAAGCGCACAGAATGCTCTGCACGCTGCCGTTTTCCAGAGCTCAG AAATGGTTCACCTGCTACTGGAATGGAGGCCAGCTCTGGCCGACCAAGTCGACTGCAGCGGCAGCAGCCCGCTCCATTTCGCGTCGTCGGACGGCGATCGCAGCATCGTGCGTGCAATCCTGCGCGCCGGGCCGCCGGGAACGGTGTACAAGAAGGACTCGAGCGGCCTGTCGGCTCTCCACGTCGCGGCTCGGATGGGACACCACCGCGTCGTGACGGACATGCTAGGGAGCTGCCCCgacgccgccgagctccgtgacGGCAATGGCGGGACCTTCGTCCACGCCGCGGCCCGGGAGAAGCGCTCCTCGGTGGTGTCGCTCGCCACCAAGAAAAAATCCATGCTGCGCGGCCTCCTGGACGCGCAGGATAGGGAGGGGAACACGCCTCTCCACCTCGCGGTGGCAGCGGGATCGACCGGCATCGTGGAGGATCTGCTACACAACGCCAAGGTGCGGGCCAATGTTCCGAACAACGATGGTCACACAGCGTTTGATCTCGCCGCCGGATCAACCATCAGTTTCTTCAAAATGGTAAGCCTGGTGGTCGCGCTAGTCGCTTACGGGGCACAGCTCCGGCCGCAGAGGCAGGACCAACTGGAGCAGTGGGTTGGCCGCGACATGGTGCGGAAGGGGATACAGAACACGTCGGACAGCCTCGCGGTGGTGGCCGGCCTCATCGTCGCCGCCGCGTTCGCCGCCGGGTTCAACTTGCCCGGTGGGTACGGCGACGACGGCAAGGCGAACCTCAAGGACGAGACTATCTTCAAGAGCTTCCTGCTCTTGAACACCGGGGCCGTGGTAACGTCCATCGTGGCGGTGATCCTGCTCGTCTATGGGAAGGCGTCGCGCTCTGCCGGCTCGTGGAAGAGCTTCGCGTGGGCGCTGCAGCTCTTGTGGGTGTCGCTCGTCTGCATGATGCTGGCCTTCCAGGCGGCTCTGCTCTCCGTGGCGACCACGAGGGCACTCAGTTACGGGTTCGTGGGTGTATACACGTGCATCCTTGTCTTCCAAGAATGCATCGCGGAGTGGCTGAGGCCTGCGACGAGGTTGCGCACGATTTGGAGGTTTCACTGGAAAGGAAGAAGGCATGTCGACGTCAAACGACAGTATCCGTTCGCCAAAGCTACCGTACTCAATTTACAACTTTTTACAGCTACAAGTTTCCTAGTTTCTATAGGTTTTCAAGTCATCTTTTCATTAAGCCAGAGATCCAAGGACACCTCAATTGCTCCATCACCAACTGCTCTTTATTATTAG